One genomic segment of Vibrio fluvialis includes these proteins:
- a CDS encoding carbohydrate porin, whose amino-acid sequence MKLNKLAKGIILGLFVASAPALALETSGELHGYLKSGLLLNGDGTRSNSLGLFTNYGKFRLGNEQNTKIELLPTIKITTDEGTWARVRANLTHETKCTADWNCVDGDDHDIQFREGYVEMGGFSFAPESVFWAGKRYSSSNTSSHQYDWEYIQYNGTGGGVDKIDVGFAKMDVGVYAFTPSGENSADPDDSSTQGYPEDISLNVWFKKIADSGLDFQVVGHTMEKSSWRQNGPTSGLGLTAVYNFDGFYGLTNGYSRITAQYGEGLAAGDSLGKNGWGFGNAKDAKSARIVFDGLANLSESWELSTFAFYQSDSDYAPWAGTKTGADRDIYAIGVRPHNQITKNFAMQYELGYEHIKEDVADGADGGFYKATIAPTLMLETGFWARPQIRAFVTYAKWDDGASSKIDSGYTRNGETDTLNFGIQAEVWF is encoded by the coding sequence ATGAAACTAAATAAATTAGCAAAAGGTATCATCCTTGGATTATTTGTAGCGTCTGCCCCTGCGCTTGCTTTAGAGACTTCAGGAGAGCTACACGGTTATCTCAAATCGGGTCTATTACTCAACGGTGATGGAACACGATCCAACTCCCTAGGGCTTTTTACCAATTACGGTAAATTCCGTCTTGGGAACGAACAAAACACCAAAATCGAGCTGTTGCCTACAATCAAAATTACCACTGACGAAGGAACATGGGCTCGAGTAAGAGCGAACTTGACGCACGAAACGAAGTGTACAGCAGACTGGAACTGTGTTGATGGGGATGATCATGACATTCAGTTCCGCGAAGGCTACGTTGAAATGGGCGGGTTTTCGTTTGCGCCAGAGAGTGTGTTTTGGGCAGGTAAACGATACAGTTCATCTAACACATCGAGCCATCAATACGATTGGGAGTACATTCAATACAACGGTACCGGTGGTGGCGTTGACAAAATTGATGTTGGCTTCGCAAAAATGGACGTAGGTGTTTACGCTTTTACCCCTAGTGGCGAAAACTCTGCAGATCCTGACGATAGTTCGACCCAAGGTTATCCAGAAGATATTTCTCTTAATGTTTGGTTCAAAAAAATCGCTGATTCAGGTTTAGATTTCCAAGTTGTAGGGCACACAATGGAGAAAAGCTCGTGGCGTCAAAATGGTCCTACAAGTGGTTTGGGATTGACCGCGGTTTATAACTTCGATGGCTTTTATGGCTTAACGAACGGCTACTCTCGCATTACTGCTCAATATGGTGAAGGTCTTGCTGCGGGGGATTCACTGGGTAAAAACGGTTGGGGTTTTGGTAATGCTAAAGACGCTAAGTCAGCGCGTATTGTTTTTGATGGCCTAGCAAATCTAAGTGAGTCTTGGGAGCTATCTACTTTTGCGTTTTATCAGAGTGATTCAGATTATGCGCCATGGGCCGGTACCAAAACTGGTGCAGATCGCGATATCTACGCAATTGGCGTTCGCCCACATAACCAAATCACCAAAAATTTCGCAATGCAGTATGAACTTGGTTATGAGCATATTAAAGAAGACGTTGCTGACGGCGCAGATGGTGGCTTCTATAAGGCAACTATCGCTCCAACATTGATGCTGGAAACTGGCTTCTGGGCTCGTCCACAAATTCGTGCTTTTGTCACTTATGCGAAATGGGATGATGGTGCATCGTCAAAAATTGATTCTGGTTACACTCGTAATGGTGAAACAGATACATTGAACTTCGGTATTCAAGCGGAAGTTTGGTTCTAG
- a CDS encoding glycoside hydrolase family 130 protein: MSIFSQRLSDLKSDFSRNTEYENSPITPGNGIFYRYKKPVLTAAHAPLAWRYDLNPETNPFLMERLGINAVLNPGAIELNGKFYLVARVEGHDRKSFFAVAESENGVDGFKFWDKPCVIPQTIEPDTNVYDMRLVKHEDGYIYGLFCTERKDPEAPKGDESSAVAQCGIVRTTDLKTWQRLPDLKTRSAQQRNVVLHPEFVDGKYALYTRPQDSFIEAGSGGGIGWGYTDSMESAVVDMEYVIDPKTYHTIKESKNGQGPAPIKTSQGWLHIAHGVRNTAAGLRYVLYSFMTALDNPTKVIHRPSGYFLAPEGEERVGDVSNVVFCNGLIARDNGEVFIYYASSDTRCHVLTTTVDQLVDYVMNTPEDPLTSYQCVAQRIELIKSNEKYV; this comes from the coding sequence ATGTCTATTTTTAGCCAAAGACTTTCTGATTTGAAATCAGATTTTTCTCGTAATACTGAATATGAAAATTCACCAATTACTCCAGGAAATGGAATTTTTTATCGCTACAAAAAACCTGTATTGACAGCGGCACATGCACCATTGGCTTGGCGTTATGATCTGAATCCAGAAACGAATCCTTTTTTGATGGAACGCCTAGGTATTAATGCTGTATTAAACCCAGGTGCTATCGAGTTAAATGGGAAGTTTTACTTAGTTGCGCGTGTTGAAGGACATGATCGTAAGTCTTTTTTTGCCGTAGCGGAATCAGAAAACGGTGTTGATGGTTTCAAATTCTGGGATAAACCTTGTGTTATTCCGCAGACGATTGAGCCTGATACAAATGTTTACGACATGCGTTTAGTGAAGCATGAAGATGGGTACATTTATGGCCTGTTTTGCACTGAGCGAAAAGATCCTGAAGCTCCCAAAGGCGATGAGTCTTCGGCTGTAGCACAGTGTGGCATTGTACGTACTACTGATTTAAAAACCTGGCAGCGTTTACCAGATCTTAAAACTCGTTCGGCGCAACAACGTAATGTTGTTCTGCATCCGGAGTTTGTAGACGGCAAGTATGCACTTTACACACGACCACAAGATAGCTTTATTGAAGCGGGCAGTGGTGGTGGCATTGGCTGGGGGTACACCGATTCTATGGAAAGTGCTGTGGTTGACATGGAATATGTCATTGATCCAAAGACTTACCATACAATAAAAGAATCTAAGAATGGTCAAGGGCCAGCGCCAATTAAGACGAGTCAAGGGTGGTTACACATTGCTCATGGTGTGCGCAATACTGCCGCAGGTCTTCGTTATGTTCTCTATAGTTTTATGACTGCACTCGATAACCCAACGAAAGTGATCCATCGACCTAGCGGATACTTTTTGGCTCCTGAAGGAGAGGAGCGGGTAGGCGATGTGTCCAACGTCGTGTTTTGCAATGGATTAATTGCTCGAGACAATGGTGAAGTGTTTATCTACTACGCATCATCAGATACTCGTTGTCATGTATTAACCACAACTGTCGATCAGTTGGTCGATTATGTGATGAATACACCAGAAGATCCGCTAACATCATATCAATGTGTTGCTCAAAGAATTGAATTAATTAAGTCAAACGAAAAATATGTATGA
- a CDS encoding glycoside hydrolase family 130 protein, producing the protein MSVKIIGDAIPNMPWQEKPVGEEGVMWRHSENPIIDWNPFPAAARVYNSAVVPFNGEFIGVFRCDYKNGRPHLHVGHSKNGLNWEFQQDPIQWLDVDGKPFQPTYAYDPRVVKIEDIYYVTWCTDDHGATLGVGMTRDFKTFTRLENACVPFNRNGVLFPRKVNGQFLMLNRPSDSGHTPFGDIFLSHSNDMEYWGKHRHVMGKGGNGWWQGTKIGAGPIPIETSEGWLMIYHGVSGTCNGFVYSFGAALLDLDEPWKVKYRTRDYILTPEKSYETTGFVPNVAFPCAALADSETGRIAVYYGAADTYSAVAYTTVDDLMRELKTKSEVF; encoded by the coding sequence ATGTCTGTAAAAATTATTGGTGATGCAATTCCTAACATGCCTTGGCAAGAGAAGCCTGTTGGCGAAGAAGGGGTTATGTGGCGTCACTCTGAGAATCCTATCATCGACTGGAACCCATTTCCTGCCGCTGCTCGAGTGTATAACTCTGCCGTCGTACCGTTTAATGGCGAGTTTATCGGTGTATTTCGTTGTGATTATAAAAATGGTCGTCCGCATTTGCATGTTGGGCATTCAAAAAATGGATTGAATTGGGAATTTCAACAAGATCCTATCCAATGGTTAGATGTTGACGGAAAGCCTTTTCAACCCACATACGCCTATGATCCGCGAGTTGTAAAAATCGAGGACATTTACTACGTGACTTGGTGTACTGATGACCATGGTGCCACGTTGGGTGTTGGTATGACTCGTGATTTCAAAACGTTTACGCGTTTAGAAAATGCATGTGTGCCATTTAACCGCAACGGTGTTTTGTTCCCTCGTAAGGTCAATGGTCAATTTCTGATGTTGAATCGTCCTTCTGATTCCGGCCACACTCCGTTTGGCGATATTTTCCTAAGCCATTCAAATGACATGGAATACTGGGGTAAACATCGCCATGTGATGGGCAAAGGTGGCAATGGCTGGTGGCAGGGAACCAAGATTGGTGCTGGGCCTATTCCTATCGAAACCTCGGAAGGGTGGTTGATGATTTATCATGGCGTATCTGGGACATGCAATGGTTTTGTATACAGTTTTGGTGCTGCATTACTTGATTTAGATGAACCATGGAAAGTGAAATACCGTACTCGAGACTACATTTTAACGCCTGAAAAGAGCTATGAAACAACAGGTTTTGTTCCGAACGTTGCCTTCCCATGTGCCGCGTTGGCGGACTCTGAAACGGGACGAATCGCAGTTTATTATGGAGCGGCTGATACCTATTCAGCTGTCGCCTACACAACTGTTGATGACCTCATGCGTGAATTAAAAACAAAATCTGAAGTTTTCTAA
- a CDS encoding phosphomannomutase/phosphoglucomutase, with translation MENLVQAFKAYDIRGRLPDELNEDIAYRIGRAYAEYLQTKQVAVGYDIRLSSESLASSLRKGLIDGGSEVIDLGLVGTEEVYFATSHLNLDGGIMVTASHNPKEYNGMKLVREQSKPISGDTGLNDIKALVQSQPYLPSNDIALYDKKSKRYDISGEYTKHLLGYINKSELRPLRIVVNAGNGAAGHMIDNLEAHLPFEFIKINHTPDGNFPNGIPNPLLPDNRQATIDAVIEKKADFGVAWDGDVDRCFLFDENGCFIEGYYIVGMLAQAFLDKEPGAKIIHDPRLTWNTIDVVSNSGGVAIQSKTGHAFIKERMRQEDAVYGGEMSAHHYFRDFAYCDSGMLPWLLIAELVSKTGLSLSQFVSKAQTCYPISGEINRTVPNPEVAVNRVWDAFIDSAVVTDITDGISMEFEDWRFNLRSSNTEPVVRLNVESKRNPILVEQKTNQILALLQQ, from the coding sequence ATGGAAAACTTAGTCCAAGCATTTAAAGCTTATGACATTCGAGGTCGGCTGCCAGATGAATTGAATGAAGATATTGCTTACCGAATTGGTCGAGCATACGCGGAGTATCTTCAGACAAAACAAGTCGCGGTTGGCTACGATATTCGTTTAAGTAGTGAGTCTTTGGCATCTTCACTTCGCAAGGGGCTGATCGATGGTGGTTCTGAAGTCATTGACCTAGGTTTAGTTGGAACAGAAGAGGTCTATTTTGCGACGAGCCATTTAAACCTCGATGGCGGCATCATGGTGACTGCTAGCCATAATCCGAAAGAATACAACGGAATGAAGCTTGTTCGCGAACAATCCAAACCGATTAGCGGTGACACGGGTTTAAATGACATTAAGGCGCTCGTACAGTCCCAACCCTATTTACCTTCCAACGATATTGCTCTTTATGACAAAAAATCGAAACGTTACGATATATCGGGTGAGTATACGAAACATTTGCTTGGTTACATCAATAAAAGCGAACTAAGGCCATTGCGTATCGTCGTGAATGCAGGCAATGGTGCCGCTGGCCATATGATTGACAATCTAGAAGCTCATTTACCGTTTGAGTTCATAAAAATCAATCATACGCCTGACGGCAATTTCCCTAATGGGATACCGAACCCATTATTACCTGACAATCGACAAGCGACAATTGACGCCGTTATCGAAAAGAAAGCCGATTTTGGTGTTGCTTGGGATGGTGATGTTGACCGCTGTTTTTTATTTGATGAAAACGGTTGTTTTATCGAAGGTTATTACATCGTAGGTATGTTGGCTCAAGCGTTTCTTGATAAAGAACCGGGTGCAAAGATCATACATGACCCTCGATTAACGTGGAATACCATCGATGTAGTTTCGAATTCTGGTGGTGTTGCCATTCAATCAAAAACTGGGCATGCGTTTATCAAAGAGCGAATGCGTCAAGAGGACGCTGTCTATGGTGGGGAAATGTCTGCACACCATTATTTCCGAGACTTCGCTTATTGTGACTCGGGTATGCTGCCTTGGTTATTGATTGCTGAACTCGTATCAAAAACAGGTTTGAGCTTATCTCAATTCGTATCCAAAGCTCAAACCTGCTATCCAATTTCGGGCGAGATAAATCGTACTGTTCCGAATCCTGAAGTTGCGGTTAACCGAGTCTGGGATGCCTTCATTGATAGTGCGGTTGTGACAGATATTACTGATGGTATCAGTATGGAATTTGAAGATTGGCGATTTAATCTACGCTCCTCCAACACTGAGCCTGTTGTTCGTTTGAACGTTGAATCGAAGCGTAACCCTATCTTAGTTGAACAGAAAACAAATCAGATTCTGGCGCTGTTACAACAGTAG
- a CDS encoding LacI family DNA-binding transcriptional regulator codes for MSKATLKTIAEFTGLSVTTVSRALKDGDDVKQPTKDKVKAAAEKLGYRPNLSGLGLRTGINYNICAILPVTKPGDIVGDVGTLALIAGLTAGLEGTPFHLTVLPLEPGQDPLIPVKYAVENNLAGGIIFNLTLTQDERVTYLHEQGIPFVTFGQTEMSVEHAYVDIDNYDIGYRAASYLYDKGCEHIRLLSSSQVYTYAWHKYYGVKRASMEYGMSFSKDKDIIFDTDVDNYRDYAKRLMEGENAPDGIICGSEISACGMIAGIQDAGKQIGKDIELIAVETCDLPSFFMPPIPGLRQDFHSVGKMLSRYIVKCVEGADPKDLRYVEKTTLYPR; via the coding sequence ATGTCTAAAGCTACGTTAAAAACTATTGCTGAGTTTACTGGATTATCGGTTACCACGGTCTCTCGTGCTTTGAAAGACGGAGATGATGTCAAACAACCCACGAAAGACAAAGTAAAAGCAGCAGCAGAAAAGCTAGGGTATCGACCGAATCTTTCTGGTTTAGGATTGAGAACGGGGATCAACTACAATATTTGTGCGATTTTACCGGTGACAAAACCCGGTGATATTGTCGGTGATGTCGGTACTCTAGCGCTCATCGCCGGGTTGACTGCGGGCCTTGAGGGAACACCATTCCATCTGACAGTGTTACCTTTAGAACCGGGACAGGATCCGCTGATTCCGGTCAAATATGCTGTAGAAAACAACTTGGCTGGTGGTATTATTTTTAACCTGACTCTGACTCAAGACGAACGAGTGACGTATCTCCACGAGCAAGGTATTCCATTTGTCACTTTTGGTCAGACGGAGATGAGTGTCGAGCACGCATATGTCGATATCGATAACTATGATATCGGGTATCGAGCGGCAAGTTATCTATACGACAAAGGATGTGAGCATATTCGTTTGCTCAGCTCCTCACAAGTATATACCTACGCCTGGCATAAGTATTACGGTGTCAAAAGGGCATCCATGGAATACGGAATGTCTTTTTCCAAAGACAAAGACATTATCTTTGACACTGATGTTGATAACTATCGAGATTACGCAAAACGATTGATGGAAGGAGAGAATGCTCCAGACGGTATCATCTGTGGTTCTGAGATCAGTGCTTGCGGTATGATTGCCGGGATTCAAGATGCGGGTAAACAGATCGGAAAAGACATAGAATTGATTGCGGTAGAAACGTGTGATTTGCCTAGCTTTTTTATGCCGCCAATTCCGGGTTTAAGGCAAGATTTTCACAGTGTCGGTAAGATGTTGTCTCGCTACATCGTCAAGTGTGTTGAGGGGGCGGATCCAAAAGATCTGAGATATGTCGAAAAAACAACGCTATATCCTCGATAA
- a CDS encoding ABC transporter ATP-binding protein has translation MHAVEVKKLNKSFGKTVILNDIDLEMEAGGFTVLLGPSGCGKSTLLRLIAGLEDVTSGQVVIGGKDVTLADPKDRDIAMVFQSYALFPHMTVSENIGFGMKINKKPADQIAQRVKEVADMLQIGHLLDRTPAQLSGGQRQRVAIGRALMRQPKVFLFDEPLSNLDAKLRGEMRLELKKLHATLDSTIIYVTHDQIEAMTLATKIVLLNKGIPQQIGTPYEIYNKPANVFVAKFVGAPQINLLKGLLYKEGDRWGVLVDNIWIPVDGYEFSEKPVSDRKVLFGIRPEHVTQSPLNSHFEIQLPVNAFEMTGSETLAEFDMYGQPLRSKLDANQQIKNGESLNLHLNLQNVSIFCAATEERI, from the coding sequence ATGCATGCTGTAGAAGTAAAAAAACTAAATAAATCTTTTGGTAAAACGGTCATCCTAAATGACATTGATTTGGAAATGGAAGCTGGAGGCTTCACGGTGCTTCTGGGGCCTTCTGGTTGCGGTAAGTCGACTCTGCTTCGCCTTATCGCTGGATTAGAAGATGTCACTTCTGGCCAAGTGGTGATTGGCGGTAAAGACGTGACGCTCGCAGACCCTAAAGATCGTGATATCGCTATGGTATTTCAATCCTACGCGCTGTTCCCTCATATGACGGTCAGTGAAAATATCGGCTTCGGTATGAAAATTAATAAGAAGCCAGCTGACCAGATAGCGCAGCGTGTGAAAGAAGTTGCTGATATGTTGCAAATTGGTCATTTGCTTGACCGAACGCCGGCTCAATTGTCTGGTGGACAAAGACAACGTGTTGCCATTGGTCGAGCATTGATGCGACAGCCCAAAGTGTTCTTGTTTGATGAACCATTATCTAACCTCGATGCAAAACTACGTGGTGAGATGAGGCTCGAGTTGAAAAAGCTACATGCGACTTTGGACTCAACGATCATCTATGTGACTCATGACCAAATTGAGGCGATGACTCTGGCGACCAAAATCGTACTGCTGAATAAAGGTATCCCACAGCAAATCGGGACACCTTATGAGATTTACAACAAGCCAGCGAATGTGTTTGTCGCGAAGTTTGTGGGAGCTCCGCAGATCAATTTGTTGAAAGGTCTGTTGTATAAAGAGGGCGACCGATGGGGGGTACTGGTTGATAATATATGGATCCCTGTGGATGGGTATGAGTTTTCAGAGAAGCCGGTAAGTGATCGTAAAGTGTTATTTGGTATTCGTCCTGAACATGTGACTCAATCACCGCTCAATAGCCATTTTGAGATTCAGTTGCCAGTCAACGCTTTTGAGATGACCGGTTCTGAAACACTTGCGGAGTTTGATATGTATGGGCAACCGCTGAGATCTAAGCTCGATGCTAACCAGCAAATCAAGAATGGAGAATCGCTCAATCTGCATTTGAATCTTCAAAACGTATCGATTTTCTGTGCTGCTACTGAAGAACGAATTTAG
- a CDS encoding AGE family epimerase/isomerase, with protein sequence MLDLNKFKNEIAAEAEHILDFWLKFQDTNLGGFYCFADFVGNIDPEHDKAVLLHSRILWTFSAAYRVLKKEAYLQAAEHCYQFLVDKAIDKENGGVYWLLDKNGNVTDSQKHVYNQGFAIYALCEFYLATGNQTALDTALSLFDLIEKHAFDVAYGGYREAFDRYWNPIENQLVCDTAEGILAEKSMNTHLHVLEAYTVLHQATQLPKVAEKLEMLCTLMSTKVVDENMHYGLFFTRDWRCVSKDVSYGHDIEGSWLIDLAAHELNNEQLLTQIVDQSYEMAIVTSTEGVDKDGAVFNELREGHLLDSDRIWWVQAEAMVGFFNAYQKKQAPMFLENAQMCWNVIKGQLKDRLNGEWFWKVNRYGKPYKETPKVEPWKCPYHNGRACIEMIKRIELVGAAQKATIV encoded by the coding sequence ATGTTAGATTTAAATAAGTTTAAAAATGAGATTGCGGCAGAAGCTGAGCATATTCTAGATTTTTGGCTAAAATTCCAAGATACAAATCTAGGTGGATTTTACTGTTTTGCCGATTTTGTTGGTAACATTGATCCGGAGCATGACAAAGCTGTTCTACTCCATTCAAGAATATTGTGGACGTTTTCTGCCGCATACAGAGTCTTAAAAAAAGAAGCGTATCTACAAGCTGCTGAGCATTGCTACCAATTCCTCGTGGATAAAGCGATCGACAAGGAAAATGGTGGCGTCTATTGGCTTTTAGATAAAAATGGTAACGTTACGGATTCGCAGAAGCATGTTTATAATCAAGGATTTGCTATTTATGCGTTGTGCGAATTCTATTTAGCGACAGGCAATCAAACGGCTTTAGATACAGCATTATCGCTCTTTGACTTGATAGAGAAACATGCCTTTGATGTGGCATACGGTGGTTACCGAGAAGCATTTGATCGGTATTGGAACCCAATAGAGAATCAGCTGGTGTGTGACACTGCAGAAGGCATCCTCGCTGAAAAATCAATGAACACGCACTTACATGTATTAGAAGCGTACACCGTGCTTCACCAAGCAACACAACTTCCAAAGGTAGCAGAAAAGCTAGAAATGTTATGTACATTGATGTCCACAAAAGTTGTGGATGAGAATATGCATTATGGCCTGTTTTTTACCCGTGATTGGCGCTGCGTTTCTAAGGATGTGTCCTATGGGCATGACATTGAGGGTTCCTGGCTTATCGATCTAGCGGCCCATGAGTTAAACAACGAGCAATTGTTGACGCAGATTGTTGACCAAAGCTATGAAATGGCGATAGTGACGAGTACTGAAGGCGTTGATAAAGACGGCGCCGTTTTCAATGAGTTGCGGGAAGGTCATTTACTTGACTCCGATCGGATTTGGTGGGTTCAAGCCGAAGCCATGGTTGGATTTTTCAATGCATATCAGAAAAAACAAGCGCCAATGTTTCTAGAAAACGCTCAGATGTGCTGGAACGTCATTAAAGGACAGCTAAAAGATCGCCTAAACGGTGAGTGGTTTTGGAAAGTCAATCGGTATGGGAAACCCTACAAGGAGACCCCTAAAGTTGAGCCTTGGAAATGCCCATATCATAACGGGCGTGCTTGTATTGAAATGATCAAACGAATTGAGTTAGTCGGTGCTGCTCAAAAGGCCACAATTGTATAA
- a CDS encoding YesL family protein yields the protein MMSTSPLINFCRWLSRLVWLNITWVLFTLLGGVVFGFFPATVTMCFIIRQYLNGAEKSTIKTMWTVFKREFLRSNKVGWAVLIPTLSLLWYVNWGIINLSELYSLIAISFFPLTLLLIALIYYLMIQISIYDTDGIKNNFVSALSLLINDKQTFLMTILVGMILVLFGLFFPIIFLLFGLSPICFCTIALLWLKNSEFQYNAYDS from the coding sequence ATGATGTCAACGTCGCCTTTGATCAATTTTTGTCGGTGGTTATCGCGTTTGGTTTGGTTAAATATTACATGGGTTTTGTTCACACTACTCGGTGGTGTTGTCTTTGGTTTTTTCCCTGCGACCGTCACAATGTGTTTCATCATCCGACAATATCTTAACGGTGCTGAAAAATCGACGATCAAGACGATGTGGACTGTCTTTAAACGTGAATTTTTACGAAGTAATAAAGTTGGTTGGGCAGTATTAATACCTACATTATCACTTCTCTGGTACGTAAATTGGGGAATAATAAATTTAAGTGAATTGTATTCGCTTATAGCAATAAGTTTCTTCCCTTTAACGTTATTACTAATCGCATTAATATACTATTTGATGATTCAAATCAGTATTTATGATACAGATGGAATAAAAAATAATTTTGTTAGTGCTTTATCATTGTTGATAAATGATAAGCAGACATTCCTAATGACGATTTTGGTAGGGATGATATTAGTATTGTTTGGTTTGTTCTTTCCGATAATCTTTTTGTTATTCGGTCTTTCACCTATATGTTTTTGTACAATTGCCTTGCTTTGGTTGAAAAATAGTGAATTCCAATACAATGCGTATGATTCATAA
- a CDS encoding carbohydrate ABC transporter permease, which translates to MSEQTTATTYEEQLVINRVERSKREMRKARFRKNMSNPSWVFWSGFKYLTLALASLAVLVPPYSVLMASFKTLDEYYNTSKVGIPDSFLNFSNYIKVFTDGDLGLAFLNTGTILLISLFFTIVFGTQVAYVLSRFEFRGKKLVLLAYVVAMVIPAVTTQVATFEVIKSLGLINNKASVVLLYIGADVVMIYVFLQFMKGIPVELDEAAKMEGASYFLIYRKIILPLLKPAIATIIILRTIFIYNDFYFPLLYLPESSQVTVSTALYKFTSVFGTEWTTISAGIIIILVPSVVIFLSLQKQIYAGVTNGAVKG; encoded by the coding sequence ATGTCTGAACAAACCACTGCAACGACATATGAAGAGCAACTGGTTATCAATAGAGTTGAGCGTTCTAAACGAGAAATGCGAAAAGCCCGTTTTAGAAAAAATATGTCAAATCCTTCATGGGTATTTTGGTCAGGTTTTAAGTATCTCACATTAGCTTTGGCTTCATTAGCTGTACTTGTACCACCATATTCTGTTCTTATGGCATCGTTTAAGACACTGGATGAGTATTATAATACGAGTAAGGTTGGTATACCTGATTCGTTTCTTAACTTTAGTAATTATATTAAAGTGTTTACCGATGGTGATCTCGGTTTAGCTTTTCTCAATACCGGGACTATTTTATTAATTTCGTTGTTTTTTACTATCGTCTTCGGAACCCAAGTTGCCTATGTGTTATCGAGATTTGAATTTCGTGGGAAGAAGTTAGTTTTATTAGCTTACGTTGTTGCTATGGTTATACCTGCGGTTACCACACAAGTCGCGACCTTCGAAGTTATCAAGTCATTGGGATTAATCAATAATAAAGCTTCAGTCGTATTATTATATATTGGTGCTGATGTTGTAATGATCTATGTTTTCCTTCAATTCATGAAAGGTATTCCTGTCGAACTTGATGAGGCCGCAAAAATGGAAGGGGCATCGTATTTTCTTATCTATAGAAAGATTATTCTGCCTTTGTTGAAACCAGCAATAGCGACCATCATCATCCTACGAACTATTTTTATCTACAACGATTTTTATTTCCCTTTGTTGTACTTGCCAGAATCTTCACAGGTAACAGTATCGACAGCTCTCTATAAATTTACATCGGTATTCGGTACGGAATGGACCACAATATCTGCAGGAATTATTATTATTCTTGTACCTTCGGTCGTCATCTTCCTATCCCTACAGAAGCAAATTTATGCGGGTGTAACTAACGGTGCGGTGAAGGGATAA
- a CDS encoding carbohydrate ABC transporter permease yields MFNLTLKQQQRLIIVMFLAIPLTLLFTFSYYPASQLFYMSVTDWDGYAPVKNFIGLENYTYLWEEPDQLNPLLVTLYYFAGAVIQLTLSLWFAVLVNSKLAGRNLFKTLLFIPFVLNAVAASMVFQIFYQVDGALDSFLILIGLDDWIKPWLMDRNVVNWALVAASIWRYLGFNLILFFGVLQSIPQDQYEAARIEGASEWQQFRFITLPSIKLVIGLQVLLAFVGSLSVFEIPMIITKGANGTKTFVMATLETAFNFNDFGLASAMAVLLLMIVVLFMILQKVLFKGEN; encoded by the coding sequence ATGTTTAACTTAACGTTAAAGCAGCAGCAGAGGTTGATTATCGTCATGTTCTTGGCGATACCATTGACATTACTATTTACCTTTTCGTATTACCCTGCCAGCCAACTGTTTTACATGAGTGTTACCGACTGGGATGGTTATGCACCAGTCAAAAATTTTATTGGTCTAGAAAATTATACGTACTTATGGGAAGAACCTGATCAGTTGAATCCTTTGTTAGTGACGTTGTACTACTTTGCAGGCGCGGTCATTCAACTGACTCTGTCACTGTGGTTTGCTGTACTGGTCAATTCCAAACTCGCTGGCCGGAATTTGTTTAAGACACTACTTTTTATCCCGTTTGTTTTGAATGCAGTCGCGGCCTCGATGGTTTTTCAAATTTTCTACCAAGTCGATGGCGCGTTAGATAGCTTCTTGATCTTGATTGGTTTGGATGATTGGATTAAGCCTTGGTTAATGGATCGCAATGTTGTTAACTGGGCGCTTGTTGCAGCATCGATTTGGCGTTATTTGGGCTTTAACCTAATTCTATTTTTTGGTGTCTTACAGTCGATTCCGCAAGACCAATATGAAGCCGCACGAATTGAAGGGGCTAGTGAATGGCAACAATTCCGCTTTATTACGTTACCTTCCATTAAACTCGTGATCGGATTGCAAGTGCTGTTAGCATTTGTGGGGTCCCTGTCGGTGTTTGAAATCCCTATGATCATTACGAAAGGTGCAAACGGAACCAAGACCTTTGTAATGGCTACATTGGAAACTGCATTCAATTTCAATGATTTTGGCCTTGCCTCTGCGATGGCAGTGCTACTGCTGATGATCGTTGTCTTGTTTATGATTCTTCAAAAAGTGTTGTTTAAAGGAGAAAACTGA